TAACTATCTAAAAATCAATTAGATTTTTAATAAATTAAAAAGATACAATAAGTATAAGTGAAAAAATTATAATATAAATATAAGGTTACACTGGATATTTAAAAAATTTATTTTACTTGGTTATCTTTCTATTTCTGTTTATTATTAAGATCACTATCAAATTGTATTTGAAGATATAAAAAAGCAAAAGATGAAAAATTCGTAAAGAACTAGATGACGATAATTTTACAAATCTTACTTATCTTTTAAAATTAGGTATGAGTTATATTGAATTAGCTCAAAACTTTAGTTAAAAAACTGTAATAAATTAAATAAAATTTATGAGTTATTGTCTACTTAGAAAAATCATATTATCTTGATGAAGATAAAGAATATAGTAATTACAAATCCTATAACTTTAAAAACCGAGAAGATGGTTTAGTAGATGAATTCATAAAACGAAAACTAATGGATAAAGGATTGTCATTGATGCGGTTAGCAATCATGAAAGGTGGCTTAAATGCCGATCAAATAAGATTTAGTGAATAATAAAATAGTATCTACTATAAAAAAAGAAGAGGAGCCCGTCTACTCTGCTTTCTTAGGGAAACGCTAATCCATAACCTGAATACGCTTAAAAAATACAGAATATAATATTCAAAATTAAATCAAATCTGAATTACAGTATTGAATCAAAAGAATAATGAATTAAATAGGAATGAGTAGAGAATAACTACTCACGTTAAGTTTAGAAATTAAGAAATTGCTTTTAATTCTAATTCTTCATCATCTAAAACAATTGAATTATCTGGTTGTGCAAATTGCTGCGCTAAAGCAAGTCTATCATTCATTACCTTAATCGCCTCTGAAAAATAGAAAGTTTTGTTCATAGAGAAAAAAGTTGGTTGAGCAATAATACACAGTGATGCATGTTCACCAACTTCAACAACCATCATACAAACTTCCAATCCATCTTCTTGCATATAAACTTTAACAATATCAGCTACTTTTGGTGTATATTCAGTGGATTGTTGAGAAAAATACCAACTTTTTGGCATTTGCGGTTTTAAAAAATTAGCTGCGACAATACCGTTAATTGATAATTGAATTTTCTGTGATTCGGTCAAATTTAATGAATGACAACAATTGTGAAACTGATAGTAAGATGCGGCATCACTGACAGAAAATGAAAACTCACTAAAAACATCAGGAATTAGCATTTTACTTGGATAGCAAGAACGGAATAACATATCAGATGAAACTTCCAGCATTAAACTATCGTATTCACGATCAAAATACCAACGCCAACCATCAGTTGGTCGAAAAGCCATCTTCATTGATATATTACCTCCGCAATATAAGTAAATGTTAAAAGATAACATAATTTGAATATTAAATAAATAAAAAAAATTTAATTAACTAATTTTTAAAAACTTTATGATCATATCTGATCAATTAAAATGATCTTACTGTGATCTTTTACTATTTTTAGATCCAATTGAATTCAACACTATTTTTATACTGAAACGTTGGCATGATCTGAAACTTCTTTACAAAATTAAACTCATTCAGTATTTAACGAGATTCATTCACACATTTCATAACTTTTATATGCTACCTATATATTGCGATTTAATTTTTTAATAGATTTGTTACAGATCTGTTTTCTTACATTTTTCTACTCATAATTCAGGACTATTTTTTACTGAAACATAGTCAGGATCTGAAACTTCTTTACAAAATTAAACTCATTTAGTATTTAACTAGCTTCATTAATACATTTCATAGCTTTTATATGTTGCATATATATTGCGATTTAATTTTTTAATAGATTTGTTACAAATTTGTTTTCTTACATTTTTCTACTCAAAAATTTATGGCTATTTTTTACTGAAACATAGTCAGGATCTGAAACTTTTTCACAAAATTAAACTCATTCAGTATTTAACTAGCTTCATTAATACATTTCATACCTTTTATATACTGCATATATATTGCGACTTAATTTTCGATAGATTTATTACAGATTTTTTTCTTTCAATTTCCTATTCAAAAATTTAGGACTATTTTTTTACTGAAACGTAGGCATAATCTGAAACTTCTTTACAAAATTAAAATATAAAAAGGTGCCATTTTTGAAGTGACCCCCAATAGTTGGACAACCAATTACAGGGGGTCTTTTTATGTCAAAATATAGTCGAGATTTAAAAATTATCATAGCTAATGAATTCTTATCAGGAGAATCATCGGAAATTCTTTCAAAAAAATATGCGATATCTTCTAGTCAGATTCGATATTGGTCCCAAGTGGTTGCAATTCATGGTGATAACGCCTTTCAACCAACACCTCATTTACGTCATGCCGAAGCAAGATTACAAGCACTAAAATTAATGTGGACAAATGATTGGTCTCTCGGGCACACTAGTGCTATGCTTAATTTAAGTTCCTCCGGGCTTCTATTTGTTTGGCTTGATAGATATCATAAAAAAGGTTTCCGAGGGCTTGAATATCATTCCAGAGGAAGACCATGTATGAAGAAACCCCGTATTGAACCCACTCACTGTGATGATGAAAAAACAATTGAAGCATTAAAAGAGGAAATTGCTTATCTACGAGCAGAAAATGCTGTTCTAAAAAAGTTGGAAGAGCTGAAGCAAGCAAAACGTCAACAAACAAAGAAAAAACGTTAGTTGTTTTAGCTCTTAAATATCAGTATTCCTTAAGACATTTGCTATCAGCAACAAAACTGGCAAAAAGTGTTTTTTATTATCATGTTAATAGGTTGAAAACTCCGTCTGCTTATGAAAATGAGTTAAAACGTATAGAATCGATTTACCATGAACATAAAGGGCGCTATGGTTATCGGCGAATTCATTTAGCGTTGATAAATGAAGGAATTAAGCTCAATCATAAAACGGTACAACGATTAATGGGTCAGCTTAATCTCAAATCGACAGTAAGACCTAAAAAATATCGTTCTTATCGTGGAGAGACAGGTAAAACAGCAGCTAATTATCTTAAAAGAGATTTTAAATCATCGAGACCGAATGAAAAATGGGTAACGGATGTCACAGAATTTAAGGTAAATGAACAGAAAATTTACCTATCCCCCATTATCGATTTGTATAATCAAGAAGTAATCGCTTATAAAGTGGCTAAAAATGCACGTTTAACGTTGGTGACAGATATGCTTCAAAAAGGGATATCACGATTAAAACAGTATGAAAAACCGTTACTACATAGTGACCAAGGCTGGCAATATAGAAATTGCCATTATCAGAAGCTACTAGCTAATAATGGCATCAAACAAAGTATGTCCAGAAAAGGAAATTGTTTAGATAATGCGGTAGCTGAAAACTTTTTTGGTCTATTAAAATCAGAAATGTATCATGGACAATGCTTTCAAGATGCAGATGAATTGATTGAAAAAATAGAAGAATATATAGAATACTACAACACCAAACGGATTAAAGCCAAATTAAAAGGCCTGACTCCGGTTGAATATCGAAATCAGGCCTTACAAGCCGCTTAATAAAAGTGTCCAACTTTATGGGGTCACTTCAATTTGGCACCTTTTATTTTAATCAAAATTAAACTATTTCAGTGTTTAACTAGCTACATTAATACGTTTCATATCTGTCATGTAACTACGTAATTTACGACCCACTTTTTCAATTGGATGATTACGAATCTCTTCATTTACATCACGTAATTGGGCATTATCAACACTACCTTCAGGAATTGCTTTGCCAAGATCACCAGCTTGTAACATTGGCATAAATTTTTCTTTTAATAATGGTACAGCTGCATTAGCAAATAGATAATTACCATATTCAGCTGTGTCAGAAATTACCACATTCATTTCATATAAACGTTTACGGGCAATAGTATTAGCAATGAGTGGTAATTCATGTAATGATTCATAGTAAGCTGATTCAGGTAAGATTCCTGATTCAAGCATGGTTTCAAAAGCAAGTTCAACACCCGCTTTAACCATCGCTACCATCACCACACCTTGATCAAAGTATGCTTGTTCGTCAATTTTGCCTTGATATTCTGCTGCTTTTTCAAATGCAGTTTCACCTGTTTCTTTACGCCATTTTAATAAGTTAGCATCATCATTTGCCCAGTCTTTCATCATCGTTGAAGAAAATTCACCTGAAATGATGTCATCCATATGTTTACGATAAAGATCAGTCATGATCACTTTTAACTCTTTCGCTAAAGCATTAGCGCGTAATTTAGCTGGGTTTGATAAACGATCCATCATTAAAGTTATACCACCTTGTTTTAATGCTTCGGTGATAGTTTCCCAACCAAATTGTAATAATTTACAGGCATATGCAGGATCTACACCATCAGCAACAAGTTTATCAAAACAAAGTAATGAACCTGTTTGTAACATACCGCAAAGAATGGTTTGTTCGCCCATTAGATCGGATTTAACTTCGGCAACAAATGATGATTGTAAAACACCCGCACGATGTCCACCCGTTGCAGCTGCCCATGCTTTAGCAATTGCTAGACCTTCACCTTTTGGATCATTTTCTGGGTGAACAGCAATAAGTGTCGGTACACCAAAACCACGTTTATATTCTTCACGCACTTCGGTTCCTGGGCATTTAGGTGCGACCATCACAACAGTAATATCAGAACGGATCTTTTCGCCCACTTCTACAATGTTAAATCCATGAGAATAACCCAGTGCCGCACCTTGTTTCATTAATGGTTGTACAGCTTTAACAACCGCTGAGTGTTGTTTGTCTGGAGTTAAGTTAATGACAAGATCCGCAGTAGGAATAAGTTCTTCATACGTACCAACTTTAAAACCATTTTCAGTGGCTTTTTTCCATGATGCACGTTTTTCAGCTATGGCTTCTTTACGTAATGCGTAAGAGATATCCAATCCTGAATCACGCATATTAAGACCTTGATTAAGACCTTGCGCACCACAACCTACAATCACAATTTTTTTACCTTTTAAAAAATTCGCTTCTGAAGCAAATTCATCACGAGCCATAAAACGGCATTGACCTAATTGTTCTAATTTTTCACGTAAATTTAGGGTATTAAAATAATTTGACATCATTCTCTCCATGAGTTGAATTGTTTATATTCGAATCATGAAGCACTATATAACAATTTTATTGTTGCTAAAATTGATATATTTACAATATTATATTGCATAAATTGCAACATACTTGCTAAGTTAAACACTTTCTTTTACTCTAAGCCACTTTCAATTCACTAATGAATCATTATGGATCCACGTTATAAGCAAGCAAATAAAGAAGCTAAACTATCATTGTTGTTGACTTTTATCTACCTTATTGGGTGGATTGTTTGTGCTTATTTTGTCGGTGATAGTATTGGCCTTTTAGGCTTCCCTTTGTGGTTTGAGTTATCTTGCATAATGGTCCCTTTAGGTTTTATTTTATTGTGTTGGATCATTGTAAAATTTCAATTCAAAAACATCCCGTTAGAGCAAACTAAGTGATAAAAAAATGCATTTAGATATTATCTTACCTCTAGTTATTTATCTTATTTTTGTGTTTGCATTATCAATTTATGCTTATGCAAAACGTAAAAAAGTTAATCAATTTACCGATTATTTTATTGGTAATCGTACTATGGGCGGTTTTTTACTCGCTATGACCTTAGCTGCCACTTATATTAGTGCAAGTTCGTTTATAGGTGGTCCTGGCGCAGCTTATAAATATGGACTCGGTTGGGTATTGTTGTCGATGATTCAAGTACCAACGGTCTTACTTTCTTTGGGGATTTTGGGTAAAAAATTTGCTATTTTGGCACGTAAATAT
The sequence above is drawn from the Gilliamella apicola genome and encodes:
- a CDS encoding cell division protein ZapC codes for the protein MKMAFRPTDGWRWYFDREYDSLMLEVSSDMLFRSCYPSKMLIPDVFSEFSFSVSDAASYYQFHNCCHSLNLTESQKIQLSINGIVAANFLKPQMPKSWYFSQQSTEYTPKVADIVKVYMQEDGLEVCMMVVEVGEHASLCIIAQPTFFSMNKTFYFSEAIKVMNDRLALAQQFAQPDNSIVLDDEELELKAIS
- a CDS encoding helix-turn-helix domain-containing protein: MSKYSRDLKIIIANEFLSGESSEILSKKYAISSSQIRYWSQVVAIHGDNAFQPTPHLRHAEARLQALKLMWTNDWSLGHTSAMLNLSSSGLLFVWLDRYHKKGFRGLEYHSRGRPCMKKPRIEPTHCDDEKTIEALKEEIAYLRAENAVLKKLEELKQAKRQQTKKKR
- a CDS encoding IS3 family transposase gives rise to the protein MKRGNCLSTSRKCCSKKVGRAEASKTSTNKEKTLVVLALKYQYSLRHLLSATKLAKSVFYYHVNRLKTPSAYENELKRIESIYHEHKGRYGYRRIHLALINEGIKLNHKTVQRLMGQLNLKSTVRPKKYRSYRGETGKTAANYLKRDFKSSRPNEKWVTDVTEFKVNEQKIYLSPIIDLYNQEVIAYKVAKNARLTLVTDMLQKGISRLKQYEKPLLHSDQGWQYRNCHYQKLLANNGIKQSMSRKGNCLDNAVAENFFGLLKSEMYHGQCFQDADELIEKIEEYIEYYNTKRIKAKLKGLTPVEYRNQALQAA
- the ilvC gene encoding ketol-acid reductoisomerase, giving the protein MSNYFNTLNLREKLEQLGQCRFMARDEFASEANFLKGKKIVIVGCGAQGLNQGLNMRDSGLDISYALRKEAIAEKRASWKKATENGFKVGTYEELIPTADLVINLTPDKQHSAVVKAVQPLMKQGAALGYSHGFNIVEVGEKIRSDITVVMVAPKCPGTEVREEYKRGFGVPTLIAVHPENDPKGEGLAIAKAWAAATGGHRAGVLQSSFVAEVKSDLMGEQTILCGMLQTGSLLCFDKLVADGVDPAYACKLLQFGWETITEALKQGGITLMMDRLSNPAKLRANALAKELKVIMTDLYRKHMDDIISGEFSSTMMKDWANDDANLLKWRKETGETAFEKAAEYQGKIDEQAYFDQGVVMVAMVKAGVELAFETMLESGILPESAYYESLHELPLIANTIARKRLYEMNVVISDTAEYGNYLFANAAVPLLKEKFMPMLQAGDLGKAIPEGSVDNAQLRDVNEEIRNHPIEKVGRKLRSYMTDMKRINVAS
- a CDS encoding YhdT family protein, which gives rise to MDPRYKQANKEAKLSLLLTFIYLIGWIVCAYFVGDSIGLLGFPLWFELSCIMVPLGFILLCWIIVKFQFKNIPLEQTK